In Molothrus ater isolate BHLD 08-10-18 breed brown headed cowbird chromosome 7, BPBGC_Mater_1.1, whole genome shotgun sequence, one genomic interval encodes:
- the PJVK gene encoding pejvakin — MFAAATKNFVKQVGDGGRLVPVPSLSEADRYQPLSLVIKKRKCLLSKKSKFASTPFTLKDILQGEKEISAGVSSYQLLNYEDKSDVSLNGRRGNQIMNDVGFDVAGSDSIAFKASFGIVTKHEVEVPTLLRELTTRKINFDHCLVHQSRKSRMEILCVVMESIRTTRQCSLTVHTGMRGETMRFHIIEDQNYKGRDKAIVFPAHTTIAFSVFELYIHLDGNFELCVTPIAKGGFEREKSGSSSLTKFRRLKNNLFHRNKGVVEIVANSDPYLEDLFTDYYEKAASMTDLSTSYLRDGSHIRINLLNNNIPKGPCVLCGMGSSKRETVYGCLECSFNGQKYVRLHAVPCFDLWHKRMK, encoded by the exons ATGTTTGCTGCTGCAACCAAAAACTTCGTTAAACAGGTTGGTGATGGAGGAAGATTAGTTCCCGTGCCCAGCCTCAGTGAAGCTGACAGATACCAACCTCTGAGCcttgtgattaaaaaaagaaaatgtttgctttcaaaaaagTCTAAATTTGCTTCAACACCTTTCACACTAAAAGACATTCTTCAAGGGGAGAAAGAAATTTCTGCAG GTGTCTCGTCTTACCAGTTGCTCAACTATGAAGACAAATCAGATGTTTCACTTAATGGCAGAAGAGGAAATCAGATAATGAATGATGTTGGTTTTGATGTTGCTGGATCAGATTCCATTGCCTTTAAAGCTTCATTTGGCATAGTGACCAAACACGAAGTCGAAGTACCGACATTACTGAGAGAACTTACTACAAG aaaaataaactttgatCATTGTCTAGTCCATCAATCAAGAAAAAGTAGGATGGAAATTTTGTGTGTGGTCATGGAAAGTATTCGAACTACAAGGCAGTGCTCATTAACTGTCCATACTGGAATGCGTGGAGAGACAATGAGG TTTCACATAATTGAAGATCAGAATTATAAAGGGCGGGACAAAGCCATTGTTTTTCCTGCACATACAACTATTGCTTTTAGTGTATTTGAACTCTACATTCATTTGGATGGTAATTTTG AACTCTGTGTGACTCCAATTGCAAAAGGAGGATTTGAAAGAGAGAAATCTGGATCATCTTCACTGACCAAATTCAGGAGATTAAAGAATAATCTGTTTCATCGAA ATAAAGGAGTAGTGGAAATCGTTGCTAACTCTGATCCTTACTTGGAGGACCTTTTCACAGATTATTATGAAAAAGCTGCAAGCATGACTGATCTCTCTACAAGCTATCTCAGAGACGGTTCTCACATCCGAATTAATTTACTTAATAACAACATCCCCAAAGGCCCCTGTGTCCTCTGTGGAATGGGAAGTTCAAAAAGGGAGACAGTCTATGGATGCCTGGAGTGTTCTTTTAATGGACAGAAGTATGTACGACTGCACGCCGTGCCCTGTTTTGACCTCTGGCATAAGAGAATGAAGTAA
- the FKBP7 gene encoding peptidyl-prolyl cis-trans isomerase FKBP7: MGRELTLLLLPLALLAAPARAEGGTAAAEEVKIEVLHLPETCSPKSKKGDLLNAHYDGFLASDGSKFYCSRTQNEGHPKWFVLGVGQVIKGLDIAMMNMCPGEKRKVTIPPSLAYGQQGYAQGKIPPNATLIFEIELYAVNKGPRSVEAFNQIDKDGDKKLSELEISHYLKEEFARDGKKRHPSAHDEILADIFKKNDHDRDGFISAKEYNVYQHDEL; the protein is encoded by the exons ATGGGCCGAGAGCtgaccctgctcctgctgccgcTGGCGCTCCTCGCGGCCCCGGCGCGGGCCGAGGGCGGCACGGCGGCAGCGGAGGAGGTTAAGATAGAGGTGCTGCACCTCCCCGAGACCTGCAGCCCGAAGAGCAAGAAGGGCGACCTGCTGAACGCGCACTATGACGGATTCCTGGCCAGCGACGGATCCAAGTTTTACTGCAG tcGGACACAAAATGAAGGTCATCCAAAATGGTTTGTTCTGGGTGTTGGACAAGTCATAAAAGGCTTAGATATTGCTATGATGAACATGTGTCCTGGAGAAAAACGGAAAGTGACAATTCCTCCATCATTAGCATACGGACAGCAAGGATATG CACAGGGCAAGATTCCACCCAATGCAACACTGATCTTTGAGATTGAACTTTACGCAGTAAATAAAGGACCTCGTAGTGTTGAGGCATTTAATCAAATAGACAAAGATGGTGACAAGAAGCTCTCTGAACTTGAG aTAAGCCACTATTTGAAAGAAGAATTTGCAAGAGATGGCAAAAAACGTCATCCTTCTGCCCATGATGAAATCTTAGCTGATATATTTAAGAAGAATGACCATGATAGAGATGGCTTCATATCAGCAAAGGAGTACAATGTCTACCAGCATGATGAACTCtaa
- the PLEKHA3 gene encoding pleckstrin homology domain-containing family A member 3 codes for MEGVLYKWTNYLAGWQPRWFVLDNGILSYYDSQDDVCKGSKGSIKMAVCEIKVHATDNTRMELIIPGEQHFYMKAVNAAERQRWLVALGSAKACLADTRTKKEKEISETNESLKTKMSELRLYCDLLMQQVHTIQEFVHHDETRSPPSIENMNEASSLLSATCNTFITTLEECVKIANAKFKPEMFQLPHPDPLVSPVSPSPIQMMKRSISHPGPCYSERINHSVKEPGSSLHRFSQRRRRTYSDTESYSDTPSEESQRSAHCSRGAVNGDLVSSTIPEESKSVSKERSELEETLTSFSS; via the exons ATGGAGGGGGTCCTGTACAAGTGGACCAACTATCTAGCGG GTTGGCAGCCTCGGTGGTTTGTTTTAGACAATGGGATATTGTCATACTATGATTCCCAGGATGATGTTTGCAAAGGCAGCAAAGGAAGTATAAAGATGGCTGTGTGTGAAATAAAAG TTCATGCTACAGACAACACAAGAATGGAGCTAATCATCCCGGGGGAGCAGCATTTCTATATGAAAGCAGTTAATGCAGCTGAAAGGCAAAGatggctggtggcactggggagtGCAAAAGCCTGTTTAGCAGATaccagaacaaaaaaagaaaaag aaataAGTGAGACCAATGAATCTCTTAAAACCAAAATGTCTGAACTTCGTCTCTACTGTGATCTTTTGATGCAGCAAGTTCATACCATACAAGAATTTGTTCACCATGATGAGACTCGCTCTCCTCCCAGCATTGAG AACATGAATGAAGCCTCTTCCTTGCTTAGTGCCACATGTAATACATTTATCACAACACTTGAAGAATGTGTGAAGATTGCTAATGCCAAGTTTAAGCCAGAAATGTTCCAGCTGCCTCACCCTGATCCCTTGGTTTCTCCTGTGTCACCATCACCTATTCAAATG atGAAGCGTTCCATTAGCCACCCTGGTCCTTGCTATTCAGAAAG GATTAATCACTCTGTAAAAGAACCGGGTTCATCTCTTCACCGATTTTCTCAGCGGCGCAGAAGAACGTACTCGGATACAGAATCTTACAGTGATACACCTTCTGAAGAGTCTCAGA GATCTGCCCATTGTTCTAGAGGTGCTGTCAATGGAGATCTGGTATCATCAACCATTCCTGAAGAAAGTAAATCAGTGTCAAAGGAAAGATCTGAACTGGAAGAGACTCTTACatccttttcctcctga